One Helicoverpa zea isolate HzStark_Cry1AcR chromosome 11, ilHelZeax1.1, whole genome shotgun sequence genomic window carries:
- the LOC124634467 gene encoding lachesin-like, producing the protein MMLLGKLLFYIHFGLVFHVVICFKDSVEVPRFEDSLNNLTVSLGREAVFTCVVNDLGSYRVAWLRVDTQTILTIATHVITKNHRIAVNHSDRRVWFLHIHDVRQSDRGWYMCQLNTDPMKSQTAYLDVVVPPDILDYPTSSDQVAREGANVTLRCAAHGVPTPTVVWRKEAGDLLPTTNFTDTHNSSVNGAVLQLVKVSRLHMGAYLCIASNGVPPSVSKRVMLVVHFPPIMTIQNQLVGAKEGDTVHLDCHSEAFPRSINYWTINDQIISQSDKRFEITAIERGYEVDMRLKIKKVGRNTFGTYSCISKNSLGDTDGTIKLYSLSGKFEEMQYNEVGDSDESPDVSELEALKRSAGARSCPALWIFVVIYVVL; encoded by the exons AAGTACCACGTTTTGAAGATAGCCTAAACAACTTGACTGTGTCTTTGGGAAGAGAGGCAGTTTTCACTTGTGTCGTCAATGACCTCGGCTCTTACAGG GTGGCGTGGCTACGCGTGGACACGCAGACTATCCTGACGATTGCGACTCACGTGATCACGAAGAACCACCGAATTGCGGTCAACCACAGTGACCGGCGGGTGTGGTTCCTACACATACACGACGTCCGACAGTCGGACAGAGGCTGGTATATGTGCCAGCTCAACACTGATCCCATGAAGAGCCAAACGGCATATTTAGATGTAGTTG TTCCCCCGGACATTTTGGACTACCCGACGAGTAGTGACCAAGTGGCCCGGGAGGGGGCCAACGTGACGCTGCGCTGTGCGGCCCATGGGGTGCCCACACCAACCGTCGTCTGGAGAAAGGAGGCTGGTGACTTGTTGCCCACTACAAACTTCACTGATACGCATA ATTCGTCGGTGAATGGCGCAGTACTTCAACTGGTTAAAGTTTCAAGATTACATATGGGTGCCTACCTATGTATAGCCAGTAATGGAGTCCCGCCGTCTGTTAGCAAACGAGTCATGCTCGTCGTGCATT TTCCGCCGATAATGACTATACAAAACCAATTAGTGGGAGCAAAAGAAGGCGATACTGTACATTTGGACTGCCATTCAGAAGCGTTCCCTAGATCTATTAATTATTGGACGATAAATGATCAAATCATATCACAGT CGGACAAGAGGTTCGAGATCACAGCCATAGAGAGAGGCTACGAAGTGGATATGAGGCTGAAgattaaaaaagttggtagaaACACTTTTGGCACATACAGTTGCATATCAAAGAATTCCCTAGGAGACACGGACGGgacaataaaattgtatt CGTTGTCCGGCAAGTTCGAGGAGATGCAGTACAACGAGGTGGGCGACTCCGACGAGAGCCCAGATGTCAGCGAGCTGGAGGCGCTCAAGCGCAGCGCCGGCGCCCGCTCCTGCCCCGCGCTATGGATCTTCGTAGTTATTTACGTTGTATTATAA